A window of the Streptomyces sp. NBC_01351 genome harbors these coding sequences:
- a CDS encoding MerR family transcriptional regulator: MTAENPTGPLRGHLDDDDFPAYTMGRAAEMLGTTQGFLRAIGEARLITPLRSAGGHRRYSRYQLRIAARARELVDHGTPIEAACRIVILEDQLEEAQRINAEYRRAAESTNLKTTTSEG, encoded by the coding sequence ATGACAGCAGAGAATCCGACCGGCCCCCTCCGCGGCCACCTGGACGACGACGACTTCCCCGCCTACACCATGGGCCGGGCCGCCGAGATGCTCGGCACCACCCAGGGCTTCCTCCGCGCCATCGGCGAAGCCCGCCTCATCACCCCGCTCCGCTCCGCAGGCGGACACCGCCGCTACTCCCGCTACCAGCTGCGCATCGCGGCTCGCGCCCGGGAGCTCGTCGACCACGGCACCCCCATCGAGGCCGCCTGCCGCATCGTCATCCTCGAAGATCAGCTTGAAGAAGCGCAGCGCATCAACGCCGAATACCGCCGCGCCGCCGAGTCAACGAACCTCAAAACCACGACCTCCGAAGGCTAA